In the genome of Gammaproteobacteria bacterium, one region contains:
- a CDS encoding zincin-like metallopeptidase domain-containing protein yields the protein MNHDEYHRKFADAIIEQIRQGTAPWQKPWAPGERVMPMNVDTDRSYRGGNSLHLASVQQEQGYGDVRWGTYRQIQTKGGQVRKGERGTRILSFQDKKRIAVTDEQGRPRRDAEGKKVYRYEKLKAPFVRQYTVFNAEQADGLPERSNPTPEPLWKVHQEAERVMEDVGVPVRHVQGDRAYYHMKRDEIVLPERGQFPSANHYYQTALHELGHSTGHESRMKRDTLIEGINNGFGSPEYAREELRAEISAMMTGERVGVGHDPARGAAYVEGWIQALEEDPREIRRAAADAQKISDFVLGRHRERVAARDPVAVAAVRTPAQGPQRIVVHVPQIPTPARGAGPSR from the coding sequence ATGAACCACGACGAATACCACCGCAAGTTCGCCGACGCGATCATCGAGCAGATCCGGCAGGGCACCGCGCCCTGGCAGAAGCCGTGGGCGCCGGGCGAGCGCGTGATGCCCATGAACGTGGACACCGACCGCTCCTACCGGGGCGGGAACAGCCTGCACCTCGCCTCCGTGCAGCAGGAGCAGGGCTACGGCGACGTGCGCTGGGGCACCTACCGCCAGATCCAGACCAAAGGCGGGCAGGTCAGGAAGGGCGAGCGCGGCACCCGCATCCTCTCCTTCCAGGACAAGAAGCGGATCGCCGTGACCGACGAGCAGGGTCGGCCCAGGAGGGACGCCGAGGGCAAGAAGGTCTACCGCTACGAGAAGCTCAAGGCGCCGTTCGTGCGCCAGTACACGGTGTTCAACGCCGAGCAGGCCGACGGGCTGCCCGAGCGCTCGAACCCGACGCCCGAGCCGCTCTGGAAGGTGCACCAGGAGGCCGAGCGGGTCATGGAGGATGTCGGCGTCCCGGTCCGCCACGTCCAGGGCGACCGCGCCTACTACCACATGAAGCGCGACGAGATCGTGCTGCCCGAGCGGGGCCAGTTCCCGTCCGCGAACCACTACTACCAGACCGCACTCCACGAGCTGGGCCACAGCACCGGCCACGAGAGCCGGATGAAGCGCGACACCCTCATCGAGGGGATCAACAACGGGTTCGGCTCGCCGGAGTACGCCCGCGAGGAGCTGCGGGCCGAGATCAGCGCGATGATGACCGGCGAGCGCGTGGGCGTCGGCCACGACCCGGCGCGGGGCGCGGCCTACGTCGAGGGCTGGATCCAGGCGCTTGAGGAGGACCCGCGCGAGATCCGGCGCGCGGCCGCGGACGCGCAGAAGATCTCCGACTTCGTGCTCGGCCGGCACCGCGAGCGCGTGGCGGCGCGCGATCCCGTCGCCGTGGCGGCCGTCCGCACGCCCGCGCAGGGGCCGCAGAGGATCGTCGTTCACGTGCCGCAGATCCCCACCCCGGCGCGCGGCGCCGGGCCGAGCCGCTGA